One genomic window of Evansella cellulosilytica DSM 2522 includes the following:
- a CDS encoding cytidine deaminase translates to MLKVRPLKNDDYKLIREAEKVIENNYIYGRHHIGTAVRTTSGNIFSAVHVEANVGRITVCGEAMAIGKSISEGEHEFDTIVAVAHPHPHEDIEKCWVVSPCGMCRELISDYGKNTDVIIPYKGELVKCNAMELLPEKYTSDIE, encoded by the coding sequence ATGCTAAAAGTAAGACCACTTAAAAATGATGATTATAAATTAATTAGAGAAGCAGAAAAAGTTATTGAAAATAATTATATATACGGAAGACATCACATTGGTACAGCGGTTAGAACAACTTCAGGAAATATTTTTTCCGCTGTTCACGTAGAGGCAAACGTTGGAAGAATCACAGTATGTGGAGAGGCAATGGCTATCGGGAAGTCTATTTCAGAAGGAGAACACGAGTTTGATACTATTGTAGCAGTAGCTCATCCTCATCCTCACGAAGATATAGAAAAATGCTGGGTAGTGTCTCCTTGTGGTATGTGCCGTGAGTTAATTAGTGACTACGGAAAAAATACTGATGTAATTATTCCTTACAAAGGAGAATTAGTTAAATGTAATGCAATGGAGCTTTTACCAGAAAAATACACAAGTGATATAGAATAA
- a CDS encoding DJ-1/PfpI family protein, with amino-acid sequence MKIIIYVYDGMTMLDAIGPYEVLRYMNDAEVFFVGEKRGEIKADSGFIDFNAKYSIDDIHDADILIIPGSPVAFLKEMKNEKVLSWIRQLDKQTKWTTSVCTGSIILAATGLLSGLKATSHWKIIDLLSDFDAIPTRERVVEQGKYITAAGVSSGVDMALYLTNKIAGDLETKAIQLTIEYDPQPMFNSGNYSSSDKAVIQVANKKLSKDAKKGLGLLGLLKNSKYILKLIK; translated from the coding sequence ATGAAGATCATTATTTATGTATATGATGGAATGACTATGCTTGATGCTATTGGACCATATGAAGTTTTAAGGTATATGAATGATGCGGAAGTATTTTTTGTGGGTGAAAAAAGAGGTGAAATAAAGGCTGATTCAGGATTCATAGATTTTAACGCTAAATATAGTATTGATGATATTCATGATGCAGATATTTTAATCATACCAGGTTCTCCTGTAGCGTTTTTAAAGGAAATGAAAAATGAAAAAGTATTAAGTTGGATTAGACAATTAGACAAACAAACAAAATGGACTACTTCTGTATGTACAGGTTCTATTATTTTGGCAGCAACAGGATTATTGTCAGGTTTAAAAGCTACATCGCATTGGAAAATAATAGATTTATTAAGCGATTTTGATGCTATACCAACAAGAGAGAGAGTTGTTGAACAAGGTAAATATATTACTGCTGCGGGAGTTTCATCTGGTGTTGATATGGCTTTGTATTTAACAAACAAAATTGCGGGAGATTTAGAAACCAAGGCGATACAACTCACTATAGAATATGACCCCCAACCTATGTTTAATTCTGGAAATTACTCCTCTAGTGATAAAGCAGTTATCCAGGTTGCAAATAAGAAATTAAGTAAAGATGCAAAAAAAGGACTTGGTTTACTAGGTCTATTAAAAAACTCAAAATACATTCTCAAATTGATTAAATAG
- a CDS encoding type II toxin-antitoxin system RelE/ParE family toxin — MVELVWAESAVKDLEGICNYIAQDSEEYANIFASRVIDTIETIGIFPSSGRVVPELNNDMIREMVLTNYRIIYRINNEKVEIVRIIHNARQLKKLE; from the coding sequence ATGGTTGAATTAGTTTGGGCGGAGTCTGCAGTTAAAGACCTAGAAGGAATATGTAATTATATAGCTCAAGACTCGGAGGAATATGCCAATATTTTCGCTAGTAGAGTTATTGACACAATCGAAACAATTGGAATATTTCCTTCATCTGGCAGGGTAGTTCCTGAATTAAACAATGATATGATAAGAGAAATGGTTTTAACCAATTATAGAATTATATATAGAATTAACAATGAAAAAGTGGAGATAGTTCGCATTATTCACAACGCTAGACAATTAAAAAAATTAGAGTAA
- a CDS encoding GNAT family N-acetyltransferase, protein MYGGDTTNLSPKTMEKAREFIESIKSNKLEWCVEFERRLVGQARLTVSDMDNRARYAVGLFDPTVWGKGLGTEITQLVLHYAFKELNLHRVDLRVLQYNTRAIKCYEKCGFIQEGVEREGALIEGKYETDVLMSILDREYHSVKNTYINMSL, encoded by the coding sequence ATGTATGGTGGTGATACAACGAATTTATCACCTAAGACGATGGAAAAGGCAAGGGAATTCATAGAATCTATTAAATCAAACAAACTAGAATGGTGCGTAGAGTTTGAAAGGCGATTAGTAGGTCAAGCTCGATTAACAGTGAGTGATATGGATAATCGTGCACGTTATGCGGTAGGATTATTTGACCCCACTGTTTGGGGAAAAGGATTAGGAACAGAAATTACACAATTAGTATTACATTATGCTTTTAAAGAACTAAATCTACATAGGGTTGATTTACGAGTTCTTCAATATAATACAAGAGCAATAAAATGCTATGAAAAATGCGGTTTTATTCAAGAAGGGGTAGAAAGAGAAGGTGCTTTAATCGAAGGGAAATATGAAACGGATGTATTGATGAGTATCTTGGACAGAGAATACCATTCAGTAAAAAATACATATATAAATATGAGCTTGTGA
- a CDS encoding TIGR04104 family putative zinc finger protein, with translation MRLSKCKECNHQFNWLKVYKSLWFNKPQRRIIQCSKCETKHDLSPRSRFISFVLLIPIIILGVMFLNLFSANIFSFSLTNIFIGVTFILIFSL, from the coding sequence ATGAGGCTCTCAAAATGTAAAGAATGTAACCACCAATTTAACTGGCTTAAAGTATATAAATCGCTATGGTTTAATAAGCCGCAGAGAAGAATTATTCAATGCAGCAAATGCGAAACAAAACATGACCTCTCCCCACGTTCGAGATTTATTTCTTTCGTTCTTCTTATACCAATAATTATATTAGGTGTGATGTTTCTTAATCTATTTTCAGCAAATATATTCTCATTTTCACTAACTAATATATTTATAGGTGTAACATTTATCCTAATATTCTCTTTGTAA